Proteins encoded within one genomic window of Siniperca chuatsi isolate FFG_IHB_CAS linkage group LG4, ASM2008510v1, whole genome shotgun sequence:
- the bicd1a gene encoding protein bicaudal D homolog 1 isoform X7: MLACLLGAFGQAYTNQRKVAEDGETNEETLLQESASKEAYYMGRLLGLQTDVTLSRSVASNAQAENERLNAVVQELRESNETLELQRSRMREEIKEYKFRETRLLQDYTELEEENITLQKLVSTLKQSQVEYEGLKHEIKVLEEETVLLNSQLEDALRLKEISEGQLEEALDALKSEREQKNTLRKELAHHISLSDSVYGAGAHLALTVTGVEGLKFPEETNGTNGTNGSAIPAANGNNEDSNRRNGHLHAGTGLAKMNGDYRPGRKGEGLHPVPDLFSELNLSEMQKLKQQLLQVEREKAALLMNLQESQTQLQHTQGALTEQNERVHRLTEHVNAMKCLNGDKELDDPQESEKPDGGSLSPPTNGHHDPDIHGFEILECKYKVAVTEVIDLKAELKALKEKYNQAVEGQGDGHSDDRVQALSEQQVTHLERSYRESRERVASLEAELRAAASTATESQGMLNAAQDELVTFSEELAQLYHHVCLCNNETPNRVMLDYYRQSRVTRSGSLKGSDDPRALLSPRLARRLAAASAACSSESLRSPLDSPSKDPHHGETTANTMDSPSCHSSPTRNPTGSPVISISPCPSPVPSEAGGDLRKEPMNIYNLNAIIRDQIKHLQRAVDRSLQLSRQRAAARELAPMLDKDKELCMEEILKLKSLLSTKREQIATLRLVLKANKQTAEVALANLKSKYENEKAMVTETMMKLRNELKALKEDAATFSSLRAMFATRCDEYVTQLDEMQRQLAAAEDEKKTLNSLLRMAIQQKLALTQRLEDLEFDHEQSHRGRGAKVPKIKSSPPKVSRRGAFTAPSSPTRLLNPSIIPTHTLNTSLTLSNPRSVELTTCLSMSAWTSDTLSETIHTSTSTPPNIRYPNWSLGTQPIIIDPEWLTLECRRLIYSRQDKSQLSPSNSTSSPATVSPHLRRRR; encoded by the exons ATGTTGGCATGTTTATTAGGC GCGTTCGGCCAGGCTTACACCAACCAGCGTAAGGTGGCAGAGGATGGGGAGACCAATGAGGAGACGTTGCTGCAGGAGTCAGCCTCTAAGGAGGCCTACTACATGGGCCGTCTGTTGGGGCTGCAGACGGATGTGACGCTAAGCCGTTCTGTGGCGTCCAACGCCCAGGCTGAGAACGAGAGGCTCAACGCAGTCGTGCAGGAGCTACGAGAG AGTAACGAGACACTGGAGCTACAAAGGAGCAGGATGAGGGAAGAGATCAAAGAGTACAAGTTCAGAGAGACCAGGCTGCTCCAGGATTAcacagagctggaggaggagaacatCACGCTGCAGAAACTAGTGTCTACGCTCAAGCAGAGCCAG GTGGAGTATGAGGGACTGAAACATGAAATCAAGGTACTCGAGGAGGAGACTGTTCTTCTCAACAGTCAGCTGGAAGATGCACTACGTCTGAAGGAAATTTCTGAGGGTCAGTTGGAGGAGGCCCTGGATGCCCTCAAGAGTGAGCGTGAGCAGAAGAACACTCTGAGAAAGGAGCTGGCCCACCACATCAGCCTGAGTGACAGTGTCTATGGAGCAGGGGCCCATCTGGCGCTCACTGTCACTGGCGTTGAGGGCCTCAAGTTCCCTGAGGAGACCAATGGAACAAACGGCACCAACGGCAGCGCCATCCCTGCTGCTAATGGCAACAATGAGGACAGCAACCGCCGTAACGGCCACCTTCACGCAGGCACCGGATTGGCTAAGATGAATGGGGATTACCGACCAGGGCGGAAAGGAGAAGGCCTGCACCCTGTGCCGGACCTGTTCAGTGAGCTCAACCTGTCAGAGATGCAGAAGCTCAAACAGCAGCTGCTACAG GTGGAGCGTGAGAAGGCAGCGCTGCTCATGAACCTGCAGGAGTCACAGACCCAGCTGCAGCACACACAGGGCGCCCTGACTGAGCAGAATGAGCGAGTCCATCGCCTCACGGAGCACGTCAATGCCATGAAATGTCTCAATGGAGACAAAGAGCTTGACGACCCACAGGAGAGTGAGAAACCCGACGGTGGCTCCTTATCACCACCAACCAATGGTCACCATGATCCCGATATCCATGGGTTTGAGATCCTGGAGTGTAAGTACAAGGTAGCGGTGACGGAGGTGATCGACCTGAAAGCAGAGCTCAAAGCGCTGAAGGAGAAGTACAACCAGGCTGTGGAGGGGCAGGGAGACGGCCACAGTGACGACAGGGTCCAGGCATTGAGTGAACAG CAGGTAACTCATTTGGAGCGTAGTTATCGTGAGAGCCGGGAGAGGGTGGCGAGCCTGGAGGCAGAGCTTCGAGCAGCCGCGAGCACAGCCACAGAGAGCCAGGGCATGCTGAATGCAGCACAGGATGAGCTGGTAACCTTCAGTGAGGAACTGGCGCAGCTCTACCACCACGTCTGTCTGTGCAACAACGAGACACCCAACCGCGTCATGCTGGACTACTACCGCCAGAGCCGCGTCACACGCAGTGGCAGCCTGAAAGGCTCAGATGACCCTCGAGCTTTGCTCTCGCCTCGTCTGGCACGACGCCTCGCTGCAGCATCTGCAGCCTGCTCCTCCGAGTCCCTGCGCAGTCCCTTGGATTCCCCATCCAAAGACCCCCATCATGGTGAGACAACAGCCAACACAATGGACTCTCCATCCTGCCATAGCAGCCCCACCCGCAACCCCACGGGCTCCCCAGTCATCAGCATCTCTCCTTGCCCATCACCAGTGCCCTCAGAGGCAGGTGGGGACCTGCGGAAGGAGCCCATGAATATCTACAACCTGAACGCCATCATCAGAGACCAGATCAAACACCTCCAGAGGGCTGTTGACCGCTCACTGCAGCTGTCCAGGCAGAGGGCTGCAGCCAGGGAGCTGGCGCCTATGCTTGACAAGGACAAGGAGTTGTGCATGGAGGAGATACTCAAGCTGAAGTCCCTGCTCAGTACCAAGAGAGAGCAGATAGCCACACTCAGGCTGGTGCTGAAAGCCAATAAACAG ACAGCAGAGGTTGCACTGGCAAATTTGAAGAGCAAGTACGAGAATGAAAAGGCGATGGTGACAGAGACCATGATGAAGCTGAGGAACGAGCTGAAGGCTTTGAAAGAAGATGCCGCCACCTTCTCGTCTCTTAGGGCCATGTTTGCCACAAG atgTGATGAGTATGTTACCCAGCTGGATGAGATGCAGAGGCAGCTCGCGGCAGCAGAGGATGAGAAAAAGACGTTGAACTCCCTCCTCCGTATGGCCATCCAGCAGAAACTGGCCTTGACCCAACGCCTGGAGGATCTGGAGTTTGACCACGAGCAGAGCCACCGTGGCCGAGGCGCTAAAGTGCCCAAGATAAAAAGCAGCCCGCCCAAAGTAAGTCGCAGAGGCGCCTTCACAGCTCCCTCCAGCCCCACCAGGCTCCTCAACCCCTCCATTATCCCCACCCACACCCTGAACACCTCCCTGACCCTCAGTAATCCTCGCTCTGTAGAGCTAACCACCTGTCTGTCCATGTCTGCATGGACCTCAGACACACTTTCTGAAACAATCCACACCTCAACTTCAACTCCGCCTAACATCCGTTACCCTAATTGGTCTCTGGGCACCCAGCCCATCATTATAGACCCTGAGTGGCTAACCTTAGAGTGCAGACGACTCATTTATtcaagacaagacaaaagtcAACTGTCCCCATCTAACAGCACCAGTAGCCCGGCCACAGTATCTCCTCACCTTCGGCGAAGGCGATGA